The region TACAGAGCTGTCTtaaaaagctaaaaataaataaataaataaataactgataGATTTTGGGGTAGCAGTTTATAATGTTAGAGGATGtgataaaatagaataaaataattgTGATCTTAAAAAAATGTGCTATCCacaaattgtttttgtttgtgtctttgtttgtgtttgcttgtttttgtttgtctttctgttttttgtttgtatgtttgtttgtctgtctgtctgtctgtctgtctgtctgtctgttttttgtttgtttgttgacatATTTAGTTAAAATTGTCCATAGAGGTGAGTAAGCATTTAGAATAATAAAGTGAGTCTCTTCTGGCAAAATATCTCTGTTCAGTGTGAGAGACATGTGATTAAAAAGTAAGTTAAAAATTAATTGCATAGAGGATGCCTGACAATTTTTTTAGGCTCAACACTTCAAAACACTTTTCAGTCACTAACTGTATTCAGTACAGCAGTTTTGAGTATCCACGTTGATCACTCCATTTCATGAGGAAGTTAATGATTCTGCCAGTTACACAAAATGGATGAACTATATGAGCACACTGgtgtttatttcaaatgtatttacaGTGCGAAAAGTCACAACACAACCGTACAATATCTAACATATAAGCTTGCATTACTTATTAACTGCATGTACTTCATTCATATATCAAATGGATATCTGTGATTCTTTCTTGACTCGTTGAATATATTCATTTGGTAATTTTATTACATATCTGTTACACAAGTAAACCGcactacacatttacagaaaGATGACAATGACAACTGACAATTTATAAGCGAAATCAGagtaaaatggaaaacaaacgAGTACAAATATTCAGCTTTTATTACTTTGCTTTCAAGATCTCAAGATAGGTGATGCTTGTCAGGATGTGAACGAGTTTACACGAAAGCATCCCTCTCTgacgtttgtttgtctgaaatctGGCTAATCCTGGAGATTTGTGAGCTGGTGGTTATGCTGGAGCCTTTTGAGAGCCGGGATTGCCTCGATAGTCCATAATATGCAGAGTAAGGCTTGCCGTAGTAGACCCTACTGTTTGCCCGGGGAGCCATGTAAGTTCTTGGTGCGATAGCATAAACCACTCTatgacagagacaaatacaAACCAATTAAGATCAGGGGCACCTACAAAAATAGCCAAGACACGTTTAATACAGTAACACGCACTGGATCACGGTGAAATCCTTGGTGATAAAAGATTTTCACTTGCTCTCTCACCTCTTGGGGAAGATGACCCTGTAGACAGTCACAGTGTAAAGAACAGCTCCCAGGATAATGAAGAAACTACCCACCAAGCCAAGAAAAATGGGAGTTCCAATCCCATACCTGGTCAGAGTGGAGGACGGAGTTACCATCTCATGGAGTAAAAATGAAACGTATGTTCACGTACTTTGACTTTTTAGTTATTCTGAGTGATGTTAATGTTTAACGGCTATGATAACTTAAGTgccaaaacaaagcatttcccGTCTAGTGTATTACCTTAGGACGCCTCTCTCTACAGATCGTGCAAATGTAACTCTTGCGACTCTGTTTATGTACACACAATATGCAGTAATGTCCGACAAACCTGTGGAAAACATAGTTTGGCTAATACGTAAAAGGATCATTTTGCcatacattattattttttacttaATTATTCCATATGGACTCTGTAAGCTTACCACCAAAAAAATGGAAGATGGCTCCAACCAAAAGCATTTTGTCGTTGGTCTTCTCACTCCCACCGATGTAAGTACACTCCATccccacaaaacaaaagatggcACCAAAGAAGCCCATGCTCATGCCAATCATTAGCAGACCTCTGACTGCTTGAACATAGGCTGTCCAAAATCAAtagcataaataaaaatgtcatcatcaaaaacaaatgatctcttcttttaaatataacatttaagctttttttcatttcaacaaattAATCGTCTATCGCTGATATTTCAGTTATGTGTCACCTAGACAGTACCCTAATTGCTGCGCGAAATATGAATTAGCCTAATGAACATATGAAAAGAGGTACAGTGTATTTGTTAGTGGCAAATATAGCAGAGCAATAAAGAAGCATTGCATGTCTGCTAACAAAGCCACATTGCAAATAGAATATATTAAGAAATCTCAAAAGTGTTGGGATTtgagatgaaaaacatttaaaaaaaaaaaaaaaaaaaaaaaaaagataccgCAGGAATATTCTAGATGATGTAAAAAGCcgacatgcacaaaaaaaaaaaaaaaacaaaaaccaataatTACTCCCCAAATGTGAGAGGTCACAGCTCATTTAGCTCTGCACGCTAGCATATTTAGGcaccattttgaaatgtaaggGCTACTCTTAACACTTACACCTACAGCATTGCAGAAGACATAAGACTTTTCTCCAAGACTCTATTGAATAAAGCCTTGAAAGGTAAAACAGTAAGAATAGCATTGCTAATACCCATTATcaaagattaaagaaaaatacCTATGTGTCCACATGAAAGAAACCTACATGTGACAAACCACAAGACATCGTAGTCCCAGAAGTTAGTCACAGCAGCTGTTTTCATTGATCAAGAAAAGATATCTACATGTCTATGTGAAAGATACCTACGCGTGACAGACCACAAGACATCATAATCACGGCAGTTGGTCACAGCAGTTGTGTCAGTAAAACAATCTCTCCACAGATTGGACCAGTACCAGGCAGCTTTGATGATCCAAGATCCTCCTTGGCCACCAATAGATACAATCCTCCAATAATCCATTGCCATGGTGCAGCTCACAAAAAGCCATCCTAGTGTTGAGATAAGGAAGCCAAAGATCTGGATTAGTCTTTTTCTCATcgcaaaaaaaaagtggtttagTGCCCTACACAGCTTTTACTTCCACAACCCAACACTTCTTCTCCTCAGAAGGAGTACAGCACTCTCTAAAAGCCCAGCATGTGATGACacaatgctctctctgtctctctctctctctctctctgtgtgtgtgtgtgtgtgtgggtaattctgaaaatgtgctgtttgttgtgttgttgtggtcaTCATGCGGGATGTTTGCTGTAAACTTTAAGCAGGGAGTATGTTCCTTCACTAAAGGTGCTTATATCTCCCCAGGCACAGCTTGTAACTGAGTGGAAGATTAGAGAAATGATTAAGTGTAGGAAGAGTGTCACATTTTAAAGAGCATGTCCCAGTGAAGTGCAAGGTTTTTTCTTCAGAACATCTCTCTTGTTGGCAGTTCAACTTGTTCAActgctttaaaaatatttcacattcaaaAATTACGTGACTGTGGTGGTCCTAATATGCGTTTTTCTAAGACATCTAAAACGAAAAGTCATgttcttttaaatgtatttgtgttttgttttatttaaaggaTTTTTGTTCTATGAATGTGACCCTCAGTTCTGGTTTCCTGTTGTCCCCAACCACTTAAACTGCAATGCTCAGCGTAGAGTTTCAAAAGATGGATGGCAACACATCCACTGAGTGGGGTCTTGAAAATGATTATAGGCAGtgttttttcctgtaaaatttCCATATCTTCTCagcatcttcttttttttctcacatatttGGCTAAGAATTCCCAGAGTTTTGTTTAACTGTAACATTAATTTTTAGTTCTTTTATTACATTTAAcctatattttaaaataaaagccagcctttctggaaaaaaaaaataatccacGCAAGGATTTCCATTTATAATGAAATGCTCCTTTTAACCAGATCTTTATACTGATCTGACGCAAAAATGAATACTATTCTATGTCAACTGTAAATACACTCCTACCAAAATATGTAAACGTCATATTCATTGAATAAATGGCAAACCACACAAACTGACTCAATAACACAGCACTAAAATAGGGACTTGTCATTTTACTATATATTTCCACTAACTGATCATTCCACCTGAGTCATGGTGGCACAACAAACTTAGCGCGCTACAATATTTTGTTTGATTACGTGTTTTCTGTGAGGAACGTCTTTATTTGATATTACTGATGGCATGTCCTGACAAAACTGACGAATAGCTGGGGACAGGAAAATATGAGAAGTGTGCGATCGAGCGCATATTTTCATAATGCATTCAAGTTACCTTATTCAGTGCTGGTACACACCACCTGATGGCGACAGCCACACATACCAAAGAGTGCAGGAGTGAAGTGACGCAGGGACGGAGAAGTAAAAGGGAGGAGTGACACACAAGAACGTGTTTTCACGACATAAAGGCTTCCAAGGAACTAGATCACGCTCGCATGCAGACACTTCGTGTTCAACCAATTTTCAACTGGGCTGACCCAGGAGAAGCTTAGCCCGTGTTAATGCAGAAGAGAAACTGAGTACGCCCACTAACACACGTTTTCAGACGGGCAAGTACATCAGAAACAATGCGAAGTGACCATGTCACTTTCATCTGAGATGGAGAAGAACTCGACAGAGGATGAGTTCGCCGACTCGGGAGCAGAGACAGGCgggtgagtgtatatgagtgtgtggtACTTTTGTGGATTAGTTCCGTATAATTCTTACAAATAATTCAAATCATTGTTCCATGAAAAGGAGCTTAAGGATAACTGTTTGAAACCAATTGCCTAAGAGTCTCCtttcgtttttgtttctttttttttcttgttcttttttttctactgcaACCAACTTCTCTAACCATCCGTAAAGCATGTATGGTTTTAAAATACCGTATAACAGTTACAAATATTGTGGTTTTGCTTTTTGACCCATGTCCCAGATTAGTTCAGAAAAGTTCCCTTCCTTATGCCATTCTTTATTCTATAATGTTTTCCATCATCTGTTTGGCATTAAGAGTGCGGGCATCTGTCGCTGAGATTTATCTCTTAATACGTAGGT is a window of Chanos chanos chromosome 10, fChaCha1.1, whole genome shotgun sequence DNA encoding:
- the LOC115823493 gene encoding claudin-10-like: MRKRLIQIFGFLISTLGWLFVSCTMAMDYWRIVSIGGQGGSWIIKAAWYWSNLWRDCFTDTTAVTNCRDYDVLWSVTPYVQAVRGLLMIGMSMGFFGAIFCFVGMECTYIGGSEKTNDKMLLVGAIFHFFGGLSDITAYCVYINRVARVTFARSVERGVLRYGIGTPIFLGLVGSFFIILGAVLYTVTVYRVIFPKRVVYAIAPRTYMAPRANSRVYYGKPYSAYYGLSRQSRLSKGSSITTSSQISRISQISDKQTSERDAFV